The Maylandia zebra isolate NMK-2024a linkage group LG4, Mzebra_GT3a, whole genome shotgun sequence genome includes a window with the following:
- the LOC101473846 gene encoding nuclear GTPase SLIP-GC isoform X2, producing MDDFVRNKLTEWKLSEWIEAFEAQEIDEESLYHLDDQEINQLITKAGPRVKFNNKLKLLKEEQNTTQPQKQAVNISVEDSPSKSEKEIQKRKRKSDHLQGEFSQWQPAPKQQYNCAAGSQSETEILSDVKDIMKHVSEGLHGRDKLSAFLKDKTKDLETEKRHLVGVFGKTGAGKSSLINAIINKKGLLPSGSVSACTSVMIKVEATSGSKYEAHIEFITKEDWKSELKSLKEVLEDNDDNDDDDDDGGGGNDDFFDADEKLSALYGEEWKERSPHNLMDNKYFIDIPEFRTSKTKILKSDSAEGLSEKFVKYTRSESNETEEVKRWYWPLVKCVTVKVPDNDFLDHVTLVDLPANGDSNRSRDRMWTGFVASCSAVWIVTEMNQAASEKEAWEILENASSLLGNGGECQQIHFICTKSDHENPDDLKTNHQKCSQNHFSEDSFKVFTVSSTEFLKGENANPDHNEIPKLKEILKNLNDTHSETLNYVSGAYGILSLIQGATIREVVEQKNDLYDLLEGKLFIQLNQVKKAIEKIIKAFEQRLSEGVEKSQNLCEKKLKSFLHPSKMSDGAFHRTLKSAVRNDGIQKPKKGKPKNLNVTLASYLTESIDEKFRKTFPNDVKCGHFNGAIDAFSLSTDSLIEKYKDVELQLIFLQTEEKKIKAKLNKTILTQKKLIYNSLTETIKDNMKKCYREAAAFEGRGTLKKMRHTIERHVHSRKYMFEEAKNAMLEQLSDLKETVLRTLENTMKESIDFSLKTETCSLPDVSDHLQVVKKHYDELNGGQDEKKTNHTV from the exons ATGGATGATTTTGTGCGAAACAAACTGACTGAATGGAAACTAAGTGAATGGATTGAGGCATTTGAAG CTCAAGAAATTGATGAGGAAAGTCTATATCATCTTGATGATCAGGAAATTAATCAATTGATCACAAAAGCTGGACCTAGAGTGAAATTCAACAATAAACTAAAGCTGTTAAAG GAAGAGCAAAATACAACTCAACCACAAAAGCAAGCAGTTAATATTTCTGTTGAA GATTCGCCATCCAAAAGTGAAAAGG aaatccaaaaaagaaagagaaagtcaGATCATCTTCAGGGTGAGTTCAGCCAATGGCAACCAGCTCCTAAACAACAATACAACTGTGCAGCAGGATCACAGTCAG aaacagaaatactGTCTGATGTCAAAGACATAATGAAACATGTCAGTGAAGGACTACATGGCCGTGACAAGCTCAGTGCTTTcctaaa GGATAAAACCAAGGATCTGGAGACAGAAAAGAGGCACCTGGTTGGTGTCTTTGGTAAAACTGGGGCTGGAAAGAGCTCTTTAATCAATGCCATCATAAATAAGAAGGGCCTGTTGCCTTCTGGAAGTGTCAGTGCATGTACCTCAGTAATGATAAAGGTGGAGGCTACCAGTGGATCAAAGTATGAGGCACACATCGAGTTCATTACAAAAGAG gattGGAAAAGTGAGTTGAAGTCACTAAAAGAGGTTCTTGAAGACAACGacgataatgatgatgatgatgatgatggtggtggtggtaatGATGACTTTTTTGATGCTGATGAAAAGTTATCAGCGCTGTATGGAGAAGAGTGGAAAGAAAGATCCCCTCACAACCTCATGGACAACAAATATTTCATAGATATTCCAGAGTTTCGAACATCCAAGACAAAAATTTTGAAAAGTGACTCA GCTGAAGGGTTGTCTGAAAAATTTGTGAAATACACAAGAAGTGAGTCAAATGAGACAGAAGAAGTAAAGAGGTGGTACTGGCCGCTTGTGAAGTGTGTGACTGTCAAAGTGCCAGACAATGATTTTCTTGATCATGTCACACTTGTGGACCTTCCTGCAAATGGTGACTCTAACAGAAGCAGAGATAGAATGTGGACAGGG TTTGTTGCCAGTTGTTCAGCTGTCTGGATTGTGACTGAAATGAATCAAGCAGCATCAGAAAAAGAAGCCTGGGAGATCCTGGAAAATGCCAGTAGCCTGCTGGGAAATGGTGGCGAGTGTCAGCAAATTCATTTTATCTGCACCAAGTCAGATCATGAAAACCCAGATGATCT aaaaactaaccatcaaaaatgttCTCAGAATCACTTCAGTGAGGATAGTTTCAAAGTCTTCACAGTGAGCTCCACAGAGTTCCTTAAAGGGGAGAATGCAAATCCAGATCACAATG AAATACCAAAACTTAAGGAAattttgaaaaatctaaatGACACTCATTCAGAGACCTTAAACTATGTGTCTGGAGCTTATGGAATTCTGTCTTTGATTCAAGGAGCCACAATAAGAGAAGTG gttGAACAAAAAAACGATCTGTATGATCTCCTTGAGGGGAAGTTGTTCATCCAACTTAATCAAGTCAAAAAAGCAATTGAAAAAATTATAAAAGCTTTTGAACAACGCCTAAGTGAGGGAGTTGAAAAATCCCAAAATTTAtgtgaaaaaaaactgaagtcctTCTTACACCCCAGT AAAATGAGTGACGGAGCTTTTCACAGGACACTAAAGTCTGCAGTTAGGAATGATGGGATCCAGaaaccaaaaaaaggaaaaccaaAAAACCTCAACGTGACTTTAGCATCTTACTTGACTGAAAGCATTGATGAAAAATTCAGAAAGACCTTCCC AAATGACGTAAAATGTGGACATTTTAATGGCGCCATCGATGCGTTTTCACTCAGCACTGATTCATTGATTGAAAAGTACAAAGATGTTGAACTGCAATTGATATTTCTCCAGACAGAG gaaaagaaaataaaggcaaAGCTCAACAAAACCATCCTCACACAAAAGAAACTGATCTACAACAGTCTGACAGAGACAATCAAGGATAATATGAAAAAATGCTATAGAG AAGCAGCAGCATTTGAAGGACGAGGCACCCTGAAGAAGATGAGACACACTATTGAAAGGCATGTGCACTCAAGGAAGTACATGTTTGAAGAGGCAAAAAATGCCATGTTGGAGCAGTTGAGCGATTTGAAG GAAACTGTTCTGAGGACACTGGAGAACACCATGAAGGAATCCATTGACTTCTCACTCAAGACTGAGACCTGCTCATTGCCAG atgtttcagatcatcttCAGGTGGTGAAGAAACATTATGATGAACTTAATGGCGgtcaagatgaaaaaaaaacaaaccatactGTGTAA
- the LOC101473846 gene encoding nuclear GTPase SLIP-GC isoform X1, protein MDDFVRNKLTEWKLSEWIEAFEAQEIDEESLYHLDDQEINQLITKAGPRVKFNNKLKLLKEEQNTTQPQKQAVNISVEDSPSKSEKEIQKRKRKSDHLQGEFSQWQPAPKQQYNCAAGSQSETEILSDVKDIMKHVSEGLHGRDKLSAFLKDKTKDLETEKRHLVGVFGKTGAGKSSLINAIINKKGLLPSGSVSACTSVMIKVEATSGSKYEAHIEFITKEDWKSELKSLKEVLEDNDDNDDDDDDGGGGNDDFFDADEKLSALYGEEWKERSPHNLMDNKYFIDIPEFRTSKTKILKSDSAEGLSEKFVKYTRSESNETEEVKRWYWPLVKCVTVKVPDNDFLDHVTLVDLPANGDSNRSRDRMWTGFVASCSAVWIVTEMNQAASEKEAWEILENASSLLGNGGECQQIHFICTKSDHENPDDLKKIKSAVMNEFKRRKLIKNHFSEDSFKVFTVSSTEFLKGENANPDHNEIPKLKEILKNLNDTHSETLNYVSGAYGILSLIQGATIREVVEQKNDLYDLLEGKLFIQLNQVKKAIEKIIKAFEQRLSEGVEKSQNLCEKKLKSFLHPSKMSDGAFHRTLKSAVRNDGIQKPKKGKPKNLNVTLASYLTESIDEKFRKTFPNDVKCGHFNGAIDAFSLSTDSLIEKYKDVELQLIFLQTEEKKIKAKLNKTILTQKKLIYNSLTETIKDNMKKCYREAAAFEGRGTLKKMRHTIERHVHSRKYMFEEAKNAMLEQLSDLKETVLRTLENTMKESIDFSLKTETCSLPDVSDHLQVVKKHYDELNGGQDEKKTNHTV, encoded by the exons ATGGATGATTTTGTGCGAAACAAACTGACTGAATGGAAACTAAGTGAATGGATTGAGGCATTTGAAG CTCAAGAAATTGATGAGGAAAGTCTATATCATCTTGATGATCAGGAAATTAATCAATTGATCACAAAAGCTGGACCTAGAGTGAAATTCAACAATAAACTAAAGCTGTTAAAG GAAGAGCAAAATACAACTCAACCACAAAAGCAAGCAGTTAATATTTCTGTTGAA GATTCGCCATCCAAAAGTGAAAAGG aaatccaaaaaagaaagagaaagtcaGATCATCTTCAGGGTGAGTTCAGCCAATGGCAACCAGCTCCTAAACAACAATACAACTGTGCAGCAGGATCACAGTCAG aaacagaaatactGTCTGATGTCAAAGACATAATGAAACATGTCAGTGAAGGACTACATGGCCGTGACAAGCTCAGTGCTTTcctaaa GGATAAAACCAAGGATCTGGAGACAGAAAAGAGGCACCTGGTTGGTGTCTTTGGTAAAACTGGGGCTGGAAAGAGCTCTTTAATCAATGCCATCATAAATAAGAAGGGCCTGTTGCCTTCTGGAAGTGTCAGTGCATGTACCTCAGTAATGATAAAGGTGGAGGCTACCAGTGGATCAAAGTATGAGGCACACATCGAGTTCATTACAAAAGAG gattGGAAAAGTGAGTTGAAGTCACTAAAAGAGGTTCTTGAAGACAACGacgataatgatgatgatgatgatgatggtggtggtggtaatGATGACTTTTTTGATGCTGATGAAAAGTTATCAGCGCTGTATGGAGAAGAGTGGAAAGAAAGATCCCCTCACAACCTCATGGACAACAAATATTTCATAGATATTCCAGAGTTTCGAACATCCAAGACAAAAATTTTGAAAAGTGACTCA GCTGAAGGGTTGTCTGAAAAATTTGTGAAATACACAAGAAGTGAGTCAAATGAGACAGAAGAAGTAAAGAGGTGGTACTGGCCGCTTGTGAAGTGTGTGACTGTCAAAGTGCCAGACAATGATTTTCTTGATCATGTCACACTTGTGGACCTTCCTGCAAATGGTGACTCTAACAGAAGCAGAGATAGAATGTGGACAGGG TTTGTTGCCAGTTGTTCAGCTGTCTGGATTGTGACTGAAATGAATCAAGCAGCATCAGAAAAAGAAGCCTGGGAGATCCTGGAAAATGCCAGTAGCCTGCTGGGAAATGGTGGCGAGTGTCAGCAAATTCATTTTATCTGCACCAAGTCAGATCATGAAAACCCAGATGATCT aaagaaaatcaagagTGCAGTGATGAATGAATTCAAAAGGCGGAAATTAATTAAG AATCACTTCAGTGAGGATAGTTTCAAAGTCTTCACAGTGAGCTCCACAGAGTTCCTTAAAGGGGAGAATGCAAATCCAGATCACAATG AAATACCAAAACTTAAGGAAattttgaaaaatctaaatGACACTCATTCAGAGACCTTAAACTATGTGTCTGGAGCTTATGGAATTCTGTCTTTGATTCAAGGAGCCACAATAAGAGAAGTG gttGAACAAAAAAACGATCTGTATGATCTCCTTGAGGGGAAGTTGTTCATCCAACTTAATCAAGTCAAAAAAGCAATTGAAAAAATTATAAAAGCTTTTGAACAACGCCTAAGTGAGGGAGTTGAAAAATCCCAAAATTTAtgtgaaaaaaaactgaagtcctTCTTACACCCCAGT AAAATGAGTGACGGAGCTTTTCACAGGACACTAAAGTCTGCAGTTAGGAATGATGGGATCCAGaaaccaaaaaaaggaaaaccaaAAAACCTCAACGTGACTTTAGCATCTTACTTGACTGAAAGCATTGATGAAAAATTCAGAAAGACCTTCCC AAATGACGTAAAATGTGGACATTTTAATGGCGCCATCGATGCGTTTTCACTCAGCACTGATTCATTGATTGAAAAGTACAAAGATGTTGAACTGCAATTGATATTTCTCCAGACAGAG gaaaagaaaataaaggcaaAGCTCAACAAAACCATCCTCACACAAAAGAAACTGATCTACAACAGTCTGACAGAGACAATCAAGGATAATATGAAAAAATGCTATAGAG AAGCAGCAGCATTTGAAGGACGAGGCACCCTGAAGAAGATGAGACACACTATTGAAAGGCATGTGCACTCAAGGAAGTACATGTTTGAAGAGGCAAAAAATGCCATGTTGGAGCAGTTGAGCGATTTGAAG GAAACTGTTCTGAGGACACTGGAGAACACCATGAAGGAATCCATTGACTTCTCACTCAAGACTGAGACCTGCTCATTGCCAG atgtttcagatcatcttCAGGTGGTGAAGAAACATTATGATGAACTTAATGGCGgtcaagatgaaaaaaaaacaaaccatactGTGTAA
- the LOC101473846 gene encoding nuclear GTPase SLIP-GC isoform X3, giving the protein MDDFVRNKLTEWKLSEWIEAFEAQEIDEESLYHLDDQEINQLITKAGPRVKFNNKLKLLKDSPSKSEKEIQKRKRKSDHLQGEFSQWQPAPKQQYNCAAGSQSETEILSDVKDIMKHVSEGLHGRDKLSAFLKDKTKDLETEKRHLVGVFGKTGAGKSSLINAIINKKGLLPSGSVSACTSVMIKVEATSGSKYEAHIEFITKEDWKSELKSLKEVLEDNDDNDDDDDDGGGGNDDFFDADEKLSALYGEEWKERSPHNLMDNKYFIDIPEFRTSKTKILKSDSAEGLSEKFVKYTRSESNETEEVKRWYWPLVKCVTVKVPDNDFLDHVTLVDLPANGDSNRSRDRMWTGFVASCSAVWIVTEMNQAASEKEAWEILENASSLLGNGGECQQIHFICTKSDHENPDDLKKIKSAVMNEFKRRKLIKNHFSEDSFKVFTVSSTEFLKGENANPDHNEIPKLKEILKNLNDTHSETLNYVSGAYGILSLIQGATIREVVEQKNDLYDLLEGKLFIQLNQVKKAIEKIIKAFEQRLSEGVEKSQNLCEKKLKSFLHPSKMSDGAFHRTLKSAVRNDGIQKPKKGKPKNLNVTLASYLTESIDEKFRKTFPNDVKCGHFNGAIDAFSLSTDSLIEKYKDVELQLIFLQTEEKKIKAKLNKTILTQKKLIYNSLTETIKDNMKKCYREAAAFEGRGTLKKMRHTIERHVHSRKYMFEEAKNAMLEQLSDLKETVLRTLENTMKESIDFSLKTETCSLPDVSDHLQVVKKHYDELNGGQDEKKTNHTV; this is encoded by the exons ATGGATGATTTTGTGCGAAACAAACTGACTGAATGGAAACTAAGTGAATGGATTGAGGCATTTGAAG CTCAAGAAATTGATGAGGAAAGTCTATATCATCTTGATGATCAGGAAATTAATCAATTGATCACAAAAGCTGGACCTAGAGTGAAATTCAACAATAAACTAAAGCTGTTAAAG GATTCGCCATCCAAAAGTGAAAAGG aaatccaaaaaagaaagagaaagtcaGATCATCTTCAGGGTGAGTTCAGCCAATGGCAACCAGCTCCTAAACAACAATACAACTGTGCAGCAGGATCACAGTCAG aaacagaaatactGTCTGATGTCAAAGACATAATGAAACATGTCAGTGAAGGACTACATGGCCGTGACAAGCTCAGTGCTTTcctaaa GGATAAAACCAAGGATCTGGAGACAGAAAAGAGGCACCTGGTTGGTGTCTTTGGTAAAACTGGGGCTGGAAAGAGCTCTTTAATCAATGCCATCATAAATAAGAAGGGCCTGTTGCCTTCTGGAAGTGTCAGTGCATGTACCTCAGTAATGATAAAGGTGGAGGCTACCAGTGGATCAAAGTATGAGGCACACATCGAGTTCATTACAAAAGAG gattGGAAAAGTGAGTTGAAGTCACTAAAAGAGGTTCTTGAAGACAACGacgataatgatgatgatgatgatgatggtggtggtggtaatGATGACTTTTTTGATGCTGATGAAAAGTTATCAGCGCTGTATGGAGAAGAGTGGAAAGAAAGATCCCCTCACAACCTCATGGACAACAAATATTTCATAGATATTCCAGAGTTTCGAACATCCAAGACAAAAATTTTGAAAAGTGACTCA GCTGAAGGGTTGTCTGAAAAATTTGTGAAATACACAAGAAGTGAGTCAAATGAGACAGAAGAAGTAAAGAGGTGGTACTGGCCGCTTGTGAAGTGTGTGACTGTCAAAGTGCCAGACAATGATTTTCTTGATCATGTCACACTTGTGGACCTTCCTGCAAATGGTGACTCTAACAGAAGCAGAGATAGAATGTGGACAGGG TTTGTTGCCAGTTGTTCAGCTGTCTGGATTGTGACTGAAATGAATCAAGCAGCATCAGAAAAAGAAGCCTGGGAGATCCTGGAAAATGCCAGTAGCCTGCTGGGAAATGGTGGCGAGTGTCAGCAAATTCATTTTATCTGCACCAAGTCAGATCATGAAAACCCAGATGATCT aaagaaaatcaagagTGCAGTGATGAATGAATTCAAAAGGCGGAAATTAATTAAG AATCACTTCAGTGAGGATAGTTTCAAAGTCTTCACAGTGAGCTCCACAGAGTTCCTTAAAGGGGAGAATGCAAATCCAGATCACAATG AAATACCAAAACTTAAGGAAattttgaaaaatctaaatGACACTCATTCAGAGACCTTAAACTATGTGTCTGGAGCTTATGGAATTCTGTCTTTGATTCAAGGAGCCACAATAAGAGAAGTG gttGAACAAAAAAACGATCTGTATGATCTCCTTGAGGGGAAGTTGTTCATCCAACTTAATCAAGTCAAAAAAGCAATTGAAAAAATTATAAAAGCTTTTGAACAACGCCTAAGTGAGGGAGTTGAAAAATCCCAAAATTTAtgtgaaaaaaaactgaagtcctTCTTACACCCCAGT AAAATGAGTGACGGAGCTTTTCACAGGACACTAAAGTCTGCAGTTAGGAATGATGGGATCCAGaaaccaaaaaaaggaaaaccaaAAAACCTCAACGTGACTTTAGCATCTTACTTGACTGAAAGCATTGATGAAAAATTCAGAAAGACCTTCCC AAATGACGTAAAATGTGGACATTTTAATGGCGCCATCGATGCGTTTTCACTCAGCACTGATTCATTGATTGAAAAGTACAAAGATGTTGAACTGCAATTGATATTTCTCCAGACAGAG gaaaagaaaataaaggcaaAGCTCAACAAAACCATCCTCACACAAAAGAAACTGATCTACAACAGTCTGACAGAGACAATCAAGGATAATATGAAAAAATGCTATAGAG AAGCAGCAGCATTTGAAGGACGAGGCACCCTGAAGAAGATGAGACACACTATTGAAAGGCATGTGCACTCAAGGAAGTACATGTTTGAAGAGGCAAAAAATGCCATGTTGGAGCAGTTGAGCGATTTGAAG GAAACTGTTCTGAGGACACTGGAGAACACCATGAAGGAATCCATTGACTTCTCACTCAAGACTGAGACCTGCTCATTGCCAG atgtttcagatcatcttCAGGTGGTGAAGAAACATTATGATGAACTTAATGGCGgtcaagatgaaaaaaaaacaaaccatactGTGTAA